In the genome of Botrytis cinerea B05.10 chromosome 13, complete sequence, one region contains:
- the Bcfmp52 gene encoding Bcfmp52 — MTSASIVGSTGLVGSHILSTLLSHPSISSVHSLSRRDPKPSTTTPKLHPLTSTDTSTWSSLLSSISPSPLLFFSALGTTKAQAGSIEAQRKIDHDLNLELASTFSLAADSNKPESEPDTANGKIYILVSTHGANASSMFPYPKMKGELENEVKALLEKKENRVKHVIILKPGLIVGEREDSRPVEFAARKVAGLMGWVNPGLQDFWAQDARVIGRAAVEAGVRALGGRDGKGGLEGAEIPRVWELGQRDIVRLGRTEWSGEE, encoded by the exons ATGACTTCAGCCTCTATCGTAGGGAGTACCGGTCTTGTC GGCTCCCACATCCTCTCTACCCTCCTCTCTcacccctccatctccagcGTGCACTCCCTCTCTCGCCGCGACCCCAAACccagcaccaccaccccCAAACTTCACCCCCTCACCTCCACAGACACATCAACATGGTCTTCGCTactctcctccatctctccctctcctctcctcttcttctccgcGCTCGGAACCACCAAAGCACAAGCGGGTAGTATCGAAGCCCAGCGCAAAATCGACCACGATTTAAATCTCGAGCTCGCGTCTACGTTTTCGCTCGCTGCGGATTCCAACAAGCCGGAGTCTGAGCCCGATACCGCAAATGGTAAAATCTACATCCTCGTTTCCACACATGGCGCAAACGCTTCTTCCATGTTCCCTTACCCGAAAATGAAGGGTGAGCTCGAAAACGAGGTGAAGGCGCTGctggaaaaaaaagaaaatagggTTAAGCATGTTATTATTCTGAAACCGGGATTGATCGtaggagagagggaggatTCGCGACCCGTGGAGTTTGCGGCTCGCAAGGTGGCGGggttgatgggatgggtcAATCCGGGGTTGCAGGATTTTTGGGCACAGGATGCGAGGGTTATTGGGAGGGCGGCGGTCGAGGCGGGGGTTAGGGCGTTGGGTGGGAGGGATGGGAAGGGCGGATTAGAGGGGGCGGAGATTCCGAGAGTGTGGGAATTGGGGCAGAGGGATATTGTTAGGTTGGGGAGGACGGAGTGGAGTGGGgaggagtga